Proteins encoded by one window of Microcebus murinus isolate Inina chromosome 2, M.murinus_Inina_mat1.0, whole genome shotgun sequence:
- the FCRL3 gene encoding LOW QUALITY PROTEIN: Fc receptor-like protein 3 (The sequence of the model RefSeq protein was modified relative to this genomic sequence to represent the inferred CDS: substituted 1 base at 1 genomic stop codon) yields MTLTCEIRETXLPPQKSEVQLQFRFFRDSQALGSGWSSSPELRIAAMWSRDSRSYWREAKTVTHNVIKMSQRSWIHVQRVLVSGVNLEIQPPGGQLIEGGNLVLICSVAKGTGTITFSWHKDGVTRVGRKTQCSLVANLQVGPVGEQDAGRYYCAADNSLGPVHSKWKTVTVKIPASHPVLTFRMPRAQAVEGDVVELHCESPRGSSPISYLFYHKDVPLGSSLAPSRGGASLNLSLTMEHSGNYFCEADNGLGRQRSQIMSLNVTASSPVLTITAPRAQVVEGDVVELRCEALRGSTPILYWFYHEDISLGNSSAPSGGGVSFNLSLTAEHSGNYFCEADNGLGAQRSEVVMLNVTGTSRNRVGPITAGAVGGLLCIFGLAATAALLCHCRTQRKSGGLSATGTSSPSECQVPSLSSPFGRDPQEPMHHEPRDLLELQPVYSIVNPGYSNTVYSEIWSLQHTQENLANSPRMHREDKELAIFYSELKKAPQDDSAGQDHEDDMENYENVLCVPLALDH; encoded by the exons ATGACCCTGACCTGTGAGATCCGGGAGACCTAGCTCCCTCCACAGAAGTCAGAGGTCCAGCTCCAGTTCCGCTTCTTCAGAGACAGCCAGGCCCTGGGATCAGGCTGGAGCAGCTCCCCAGAGCTCCGGATTGCTGCAATGTGGAGTAGAGACTCACGGTCTTACTGGCGTGAGGCAAAGACAGTGACTCACAATGTCATAAAAATGAGCCAGAGATCCTGGATACACGTGCAGA GAGTTCTTGTGTCTGGTGTGAATCTAGAGATTCAGCCCCCTGGAGGGCAGCTGATTGAAGGAGGAAATCTGGTCCTTATCTGCTCAGTAGCTAAGGGTACAGGGACTATCACATTCTCCTGGCACAAAGATGGAGTAACAAGAGTGGGTAGAAAAACCCAGTGCTCCCTGGTGGCGAACCTGCAGGTCGGCCCTGTGGGGGAGCAAGATGCAGGGCGCTACTACTGTGCGGCTGACAACAGTCTCGGCCCCGTCCACAGCAAATGGAAGACAGTTACCGTGAAAA TTCCAGCATCTCACCCCGTCCTTACCTTCAGGATGCCCAGGGCCCAGGCCGTGGAGGGGGACGTGGTGGAGCTTCACTGTGAGTCCCCGAGGGGCTCTTCCCCTATCTCATACCTATTTTATCACAAAGACGTCCCCCTGGGCAGCAGCTTGGCCCCCTCTAGAGGAGGAGCATCCTTGAACCTCTCTCTGACTATGGAACATTCTGGAAACTACTTCTGCGAGGCTGACAATGGCTTGGGGCGCCAGCGCAGTCAGATAATGAGTCTCAATGTCACAG CGTCCAGCCCTGTCCTCACCATCACAGCTCCCAGGGCCCAGGTTGTGGAGGGGGATGTGGTGGAACTTCGCTGCGAGGCCCTGAGAGGCTCTACCCCGATCCTGTACTGGTTTTATCACGAGGAtatcagcctgggaaacagctCAGCACCCTCTGGAGGAGGAGTGTCCTTCAACCTCTCGCTGACTGCAGAACATTCTGGAAACTACTTCTGTGAAGCCGACAATGGCCTGGGGGCCCAGCGCAGTGAGGTGGTGATGCTCAATGTTACAG GGACCTCCAGGAACAGAGTAGGCCCTATCACTGCAGGAGCCGTTGGGGGGCTGCTCTGCATCTTTGGCCttgctgctactgctgctttGCTGTGCCACTGCAGGACCCAAAGGAAATCAG GAGGACTTTCTGCCACTGGAACATCTAG TCCCAGTGAGTGCCAGGTGCCTTCCTTGTCCAGTCCCTTTGGTAGAGACCCCCAAGAGCCCATGCACCATGAGCCAAGAGACCTACTGGAGCTGCAACCAGTGTACAGCATTG TAAATCCCGGATATAGCAACACAGTTTATTCTGAGATCTGGAGCTTACAGCATACACAAGAAAATTTAG CAAATTCACCAAGAATGCATCGGGAGGATAAG GAACTTGCAATCTTTTATTCAGAGTTGAAGAAGGCACCCCAAGATGACTCTGCAGGGCAGGACCATGAAGATGATATGGAAAACTACGAGAATGTCCTATGTGTACCATTGGCCTTGGACCACTAG